A genomic window from Streptomyces brevispora includes:
- a CDS encoding SpoIIE family protein phosphatase, whose protein sequence is MQRDIVQRPGTSATSAGTQPVACTSLPGNLLAPAAARRFVEAALAEWGGLGLPAAVGFSDRLSDDAAVIVSELVTNAVVHAGTNVELLFRLEEATEDEVSALVLEVSDHHPARAVRSDGSENDDAVSPQDPAEYGRGLELVATLAERWGITYRTGLKTVWARLPVDDWNPFADARTEPGFQHGLRAAELLAPTARRALRDDADWAGRGALSFLAEASDLLAGQLDEDIVAALAGQLLVPRLADWCAIWLEPESAGRVAVPRLAKVWHIDETCTEGLRAVLEGDPLRLPERVGTGPVSIPWPVGAEDADPPDGSDGVALAYRITSGGRTLGAVLVGREDVARVPDEVTALIEDFVRRVGLAVGAARAYTRQATISRILQRGLLPSKVADIPGVASSLVYEPSDDGVVGGDFYDIFPCPNDRWCFVLGDVQGSGPEAAVVTGLARPWLRLLAREGYQVGEVLVRLNRLLLDDAMEAAEAAALMVAAASGQQSAESGPRFLSLLYGELVPLPDGGARCTLASAGHPLPLLLRPDGTVRIAAEPQLLLGVMDDATYESQSFDLAPGDSLLCVTDGVTERRSGPVMFDDDDGLAQALAGCTGLTAEEIADRINQEVHAFAERPPDDDLALLVLQAL, encoded by the coding sequence TTGCAGCGGGACATCGTGCAGCGTCCCGGAACCAGTGCCACCTCCGCGGGCACCCAGCCGGTCGCCTGCACGAGCCTGCCCGGGAACCTGCTCGCGCCCGCCGCGGCCCGGCGGTTCGTCGAGGCAGCGCTCGCCGAGTGGGGCGGGCTGGGGCTGCCCGCGGCCGTGGGGTTCAGCGACCGGCTGTCCGACGACGCGGCGGTCATCGTCAGCGAGCTGGTCACCAACGCCGTCGTGCACGCCGGGACCAACGTCGAACTGCTCTTCCGGCTGGAGGAGGCGACCGAGGACGAGGTGTCGGCACTGGTACTGGAGGTCTCCGACCACCATCCGGCCCGTGCCGTGCGCAGCGACGGCAGCGAGAACGACGACGCGGTCAGCCCGCAGGATCCCGCCGAGTACGGGCGCGGACTGGAGCTCGTCGCCACCCTCGCCGAACGCTGGGGCATCACCTACCGCACCGGCCTCAAGACCGTCTGGGCCCGGCTCCCCGTCGACGACTGGAACCCCTTCGCCGACGCCCGCACGGAGCCCGGCTTCCAGCACGGGCTGCGCGCGGCCGAACTCCTCGCCCCCACCGCCCGGCGCGCACTGCGGGACGACGCGGACTGGGCCGGACGCGGCGCGCTCTCGTTCCTCGCCGAGGCCTCCGACCTGCTGGCCGGACAGCTCGACGAGGACATCGTGGCCGCGCTCGCCGGACAGTTACTGGTGCCCAGGCTCGCCGACTGGTGCGCGATCTGGCTGGAGCCGGAGAGCGCCGGCCGGGTGGCCGTCCCGCGGCTCGCCAAGGTCTGGCACATAGACGAGACCTGCACGGAGGGGTTGCGCGCGGTGCTGGAGGGGGACCCGCTCCGGCTCCCCGAACGGGTCGGCACCGGACCCGTCTCGATCCCGTGGCCCGTCGGCGCGGAGGACGCCGACCCGCCGGACGGCAGCGACGGCGTCGCCCTCGCGTACCGGATCACCTCGGGCGGCCGCACCCTCGGCGCCGTACTCGTCGGCCGCGAGGACGTCGCCCGCGTCCCCGACGAGGTGACCGCCCTCATAGAGGACTTCGTACGCAGGGTCGGCCTCGCCGTGGGCGCGGCCCGCGCCTACACCCGGCAGGCCACCATCAGCCGCATCCTGCAGCGCGGTCTGCTGCCCAGCAAGGTCGCCGACATACCCGGCGTCGCCAGCTCCCTGGTGTACGAACCCAGCGACGACGGAGTGGTCGGCGGTGACTTCTACGACATTTTCCCGTGTCCCAACGACCGCTGGTGCTTCGTCCTCGGCGACGTCCAGGGCAGCGGCCCCGAGGCCGCCGTCGTCACCGGTCTCGCCCGTCCCTGGCTGCGGCTGCTGGCCCGCGAGGGCTACCAGGTCGGTGAGGTCCTGGTCCGGCTCAACCGGCTGCTCCTCGACGACGCGATGGAGGCCGCCGAGGCGGCCGCGCTGATGGTCGCCGCCGCGAGCGGCCAGCAGTCGGCGGAGAGCGGACCCCGGTTCCTCTCCCTGCTCTACGGGGAACTCGTGCCGCTGCCCGACGGGGGCGCGCGCTGCACCCTGGCGAGCGCGGGCCACCCGCTGCCGCTGCTGCTGCGCCCCGACGGCACGGTGCGGATCGCCGCCGAACCGCAGTTGCTGCTCGGTGTCATGGACGACGCGACGTACGAGAGCCAGAGCTTCGACCTGGCCCCGGGCGACAGCCTGCTGTGCGTCACCGACGGGGTGACGGAGCGACGCTCCGGGCCGGTGATGTTCGACGACGACGACGGCCTGGCGCAGGCCCTGGCCGGCTGCACCGGGCTGACCGCCGAAGAGATCGCGGACCGCATCAACCAGGAGGTGCACGCCTTCGCCGAGCGCCCGCCGGACGACGACCTGGCGCTGCTCGTCCTCCAGGCACTGTAG
- the hemW gene encoding radical SAM family heme chaperone HemW: MDGMPSVLPDGEPVPDDGALPRHALEGAAGRPLGFYLHVPYCATRCGYCDFNTYTATELRGSGGALASRDNYASHLIGEVRQARKVLGGDPRPVRTVFVGGGTPTLLAAADLVRMLAAIRDEFGLADDAEITTEANPESVGPAYLAELREGGFNRISFGMQSARQHVLKILDRTHTPGRPEACVAEARAAGFDHVNLDLIYGTPGESDDDWRASLDAAIGAGPDHVSAYALIVEEGTQLARRIKRGEIPMTDDDAHADRYLIADEAMAAAGFSWYEVSNWSRTPEGRCLHNELYWRGADWWGAGPGAHSHVGGVRWWNVKHPGAYAQALAEGRSPGAGREILSAEDRRVERILLELRLADGCPLSLLAPAGLTAARRAVDDGLLESGPFGEGRAVLTLRGRLLADAVVRDLVD; encoded by the coding sequence ATGGACGGTATGCCTTCCGTACTGCCCGATGGTGAACCCGTGCCCGACGACGGGGCGCTGCCCCGCCATGCCCTGGAAGGCGCAGCTGGCCGGCCGCTCGGCTTCTACCTGCATGTGCCGTACTGCGCGACCCGCTGCGGCTACTGCGACTTCAACACGTACACCGCGACCGAGCTGCGCGGCTCCGGCGGCGCGCTGGCCTCCCGGGACAACTACGCCTCCCATCTGATCGGCGAGGTCCGCCAGGCCCGCAAGGTCCTCGGCGGCGACCCCCGGCCGGTCCGCACCGTCTTCGTCGGCGGCGGTACGCCGACCCTGCTGGCCGCCGCCGATCTCGTCAGGATGCTGGCGGCGATCCGGGACGAGTTCGGGCTCGCGGACGACGCCGAGATCACCACCGAGGCCAACCCGGAGTCGGTCGGCCCGGCGTACCTGGCCGAGCTGCGCGAGGGCGGCTTCAACCGGATCTCCTTCGGGATGCAGAGCGCCCGGCAGCACGTACTGAAGATCCTCGACCGCACGCACACCCCCGGCCGGCCCGAGGCCTGTGTCGCCGAGGCGCGGGCGGCCGGCTTCGACCACGTCAACCTCGACCTGATCTACGGCACCCCGGGGGAGTCCGACGACGACTGGCGGGCCTCGCTGGACGCGGCGATCGGCGCCGGGCCCGACCATGTGTCCGCGTACGCCCTGATCGTCGAGGAGGGCACCCAGCTGGCCCGCCGGATCAAGCGCGGCGAGATCCCGATGACGGACGACGACGCCCACGCCGACCGGTATCTGATCGCGGACGAGGCGATGGCCGCGGCGGGCTTCTCCTGGTACGAGGTGTCGAACTGGTCCCGGACGCCCGAAGGCCGCTGCCTGCACAACGAGCTGTACTGGCGCGGGGCGGACTGGTGGGGCGCGGGACCGGGCGCGCACAGCCACGTCGGCGGTGTGCGCTGGTGGAACGTGAAGCACCCGGGGGCGTACGCGCAGGCGCTGGCCGAGGGGCGCTCGCCGGGGGCCGGACGCGAGATCCTCTCCGCGGAGGACCGCCGGGTCGAGCGCATCCTGCTGGAGCTGCGGCTCGCCGACGGCTGCCCGCTGTCCCTGCTCGCCCCGGCCGGCCTCACGGCGGCCCGGCGGGCCGTGGACGACGGTCTGCTGGAGTCCGGGCCGTTCGGTGAGGGTCGGGCCGTGCTGACCCTGCGGGGGCGGCTGCTGGCCGACGCGGTCGTGCGGGACCTGGTGGACTGA
- a CDS encoding AMP-dependent synthetase/ligase, producing MTDTQTMIENRPPSVANLFIDRVAATPDAEAYRYPVPAAGGQGADEWKSLSWAQAAERVYAIGAGLIALGVQPEERIALAASTRVEWILVDLGVMCAGAATTTIYPSTNAEESAFILSDSESRVLIAEDAGQLAKARERRAELPDLTHVVVIDAEGAGPAEGDPEGWVLTLADLEARGAEYLAKNPAAITERVDAITPEQLATLIYTSGTTGRPKGVRLPHDNWSYMAKATVSTGLISKDDVQYLWLPLAHVFGKVLISGQIEVGHVTAVDGRVDKIIENLPVVRPTYMAAVPRIFEKVYNGVAAKARAGGAAKYKIFQWAAAVAREHAKVSQDNFRRTGTASVPFALGAKHKVADALVFAKIREAFGGRLRACVSGSAALAPDIGFFFAGAGIHILEGYGLTETSAASFVNPGEAYRTGTVGKPLPGTEVRIADDGEIMLRGPGLMQGYQGLPEKTAEVLEADGWFHTGDIGELSVDGYLRITDRKKDLIKTSGGKYIAPAEVEGQFKAVCPFVSNILVHGADRNFCTALIALDEPTILGWAAENGMGGKSYADVVASPRTVELIDGYVKRLNEGLQRWQTIKKFRLLPRDLDIEHGEVTPSLKLKRPVVERAYKNLIEDMYAGSREA from the coding sequence GTGACCGACACACAGACCATGATCGAGAACCGTCCGCCCTCCGTGGCGAACCTCTTCATCGACCGGGTGGCCGCCACCCCGGACGCGGAGGCCTACCGCTACCCGGTCCCCGCCGCCGGCGGCCAGGGCGCCGACGAGTGGAAGTCGCTCAGCTGGGCGCAGGCCGCCGAGCGGGTGTACGCCATCGGAGCCGGGCTGATCGCTCTGGGGGTGCAGCCGGAGGAGCGCATCGCGCTCGCAGCCAGTACCCGGGTCGAGTGGATCCTCGTCGACCTCGGAGTCATGTGCGCGGGCGCCGCGACCACCACGATCTACCCCTCGACCAACGCCGAGGAGTCGGCGTTCATCCTCTCCGACTCCGAGAGCCGGGTACTGATCGCCGAGGACGCCGGACAGCTGGCCAAGGCCCGTGAGCGCCGTGCCGAACTGCCGGACCTCACCCATGTCGTCGTCATCGACGCCGAGGGCGCCGGCCCCGCCGAGGGCGACCCGGAGGGCTGGGTGCTCACGCTGGCCGACCTGGAGGCCCGCGGCGCCGAGTACCTGGCGAAGAACCCGGCCGCGATCACCGAGCGGGTCGACGCGATCACCCCCGAGCAGCTCGCGACCCTCATCTACACCTCGGGCACCACCGGCCGCCCCAAGGGCGTACGGCTGCCGCACGACAACTGGTCGTACATGGCCAAGGCCACCGTCTCCACCGGGCTGATCAGCAAGGACGACGTCCAGTACCTCTGGCTGCCGCTCGCCCACGTCTTCGGCAAGGTCCTCATCTCCGGCCAGATCGAGGTGGGACACGTCACCGCCGTCGACGGCCGGGTCGACAAGATCATCGAGAACCTGCCGGTCGTCCGGCCGACGTACATGGCCGCCGTCCCCCGTATCTTCGAGAAGGTCTACAACGGCGTCGCGGCCAAGGCCCGCGCCGGTGGCGCGGCCAAGTACAAGATCTTCCAGTGGGCGGCCGCGGTCGCCCGTGAGCACGCGAAGGTCTCCCAGGACAACTTCCGGCGCACCGGCACCGCCTCCGTACCGTTCGCGCTCGGCGCCAAGCACAAGGTCGCCGACGCACTCGTCTTCGCGAAGATCCGCGAGGCCTTCGGCGGCCGGCTCCGCGCCTGCGTCTCCGGTTCCGCGGCCCTCGCGCCCGACATCGGCTTCTTCTTCGCGGGCGCCGGGATCCACATCCTGGAGGGCTACGGCCTCACCGAGACCAGCGCCGCCTCCTTCGTCAACCCGGGCGAGGCCTACCGCACCGGCACGGTCGGCAAGCCGCTCCCCGGCACGGAGGTACGGATCGCGGACGACGGCGAGATCATGCTGCGCGGCCCCGGCCTGATGCAGGGCTACCAGGGACTGCCGGAGAAGACCGCCGAGGTGCTGGAGGCCGACGGCTGGTTCCACACCGGCGACATCGGCGAACTGTCCGTGGACGGCTATCTGCGGATCACCGACCGCAAGAAGGACCTGATCAAGACGTCGGGCGGCAAGTACATCGCCCCGGCCGAGGTCGAGGGCCAGTTCAAGGCGGTGTGCCCGTTCGTCTCCAACATCCTGGTGCACGGCGCGGACCGGAACTTCTGCACCGCGCTGATCGCCCTCGACGAACCGACGATCCTGGGCTGGGCCGCCGAGAACGGCATGGGGGGCAAGTCGTACGCGGACGTCGTGGCCTCCCCGCGGACCGTCGAGCTCATCGACGGTTATGTGAAGCGCCTCAACGAGGGGCTCCAGCGCTGGCAGACCATCAAGAAGTTCCGGCTGCTCCCGCGCGACCTCGACATCGAGCACGGCGAGGTGACGCCCAGCCTCAAGCTGAAGCGGCCGGTCGTCGAGCGCGCCTACAAGAACCTGATCGAGGACATGTACGCGGGCTCCCGCGAGGCGTGA
- a CDS encoding ABC transporter substrate-binding protein gives MAREVWQDSADNEAASAVFHFVQQLIDRYRDNRPVMPLVVLQAADADVPSAVDAKVEQIVRQIHRANQLRRVPLKLLDGRGETPYEAALDMVRTLTDKPWETRGGSQYKPFSFPRSRLLGAIEQATAAVVREPDPGGSPDDRDERILEQLSTLRWRVSRRGPRNWLGAFRESVRPETFLGAVVIAVLGVLLGEIGWVPTALVAVGAVLGLAVVRLVTTSAPPLLWLRRASRWFATTSSLAAASTEYPSDGWSRFSPSGSWRVIRVRAAVVAGRVADAAAGDEQSRQFHLELRVQALLEDLRDNYRPHTLDWRRGKRIVPPVVFLPTACQNNGGIQLINAINNVRSRRSEVDPLLLLASLPAAEILRHTPPLPAEPLPTHSDAARARYDNWISHLSIGQSPSAAATLAWVLRLPLSTEQLTHEHGHALLVTTRVRRTWVWWVMSRTTVALLLVGALLGTFLVGSRLADRYCHGPLTDVNTDSVKLPGPGGGPQECIGVSTTTQVRFASGNDLSLDGSGKGVTFDRIERAVEEENAAIGPEDEHVTIIYAGPFTAASREGTRKALEELTGVYLYQHHANKNFSVKLKVLTANGGQDMLQQTTAVKKIIEVARKDSTVVGVVGLGRDTTDSPRSTEMLQKAGLPVVDTTNSGGYLAKNYSNYFGLAATDQEQADALGLVARQVARKARHPRALVLSRKLGNNDKDRYTQEQREVGRTMLLKAKFKLTGQRQYSLSKHNSADLDKPVQKICDADPAPDALYFAGRVEDVNNLMSRLAQGCAGKPITVFTGDDLAKARFDDSTALTEDVTLYHTALAPMGRGRNGVYTESHTALEKLLPTGRTLPPLPAAKPYKDGLFSSGQSVISYSATSALYDAASHNDVANSAAETWANLYAVNLKAMPTGTITFRGFIPYEAQAGHGLDVVKITYPGGRTRSRIICGRPAGAHELTPAGCPVG, from the coding sequence ATGGCACGCGAGGTATGGCAGGACAGTGCGGACAACGAGGCGGCCTCGGCCGTCTTCCACTTCGTGCAGCAGCTCATCGACCGGTACCGGGACAACCGGCCGGTGATGCCGCTGGTCGTCCTCCAGGCTGCCGACGCCGATGTCCCGTCCGCCGTGGACGCCAAGGTCGAGCAGATCGTGCGCCAGATCCACCGGGCCAACCAGCTGCGCCGCGTCCCGCTGAAACTGCTCGACGGCCGGGGCGAAACGCCGTACGAAGCGGCCCTCGACATGGTCCGCACGCTGACCGACAAGCCGTGGGAGACCCGGGGCGGCTCGCAGTACAAGCCCTTCTCCTTCCCCCGCTCGCGGCTGCTCGGCGCCATCGAGCAGGCCACTGCCGCAGTGGTCCGGGAGCCGGACCCGGGCGGCTCCCCCGATGACCGCGACGAACGGATCCTGGAGCAGCTGAGCACGCTGCGCTGGCGGGTCAGCCGGCGGGGGCCGCGGAACTGGCTGGGCGCGTTCAGGGAATCGGTGCGGCCGGAGACGTTCCTCGGGGCCGTCGTCATCGCGGTGCTGGGTGTGCTGCTCGGCGAGATCGGCTGGGTGCCCACCGCTCTGGTGGCCGTGGGCGCGGTGCTGGGTCTCGCGGTCGTCCGGCTGGTGACGACGTCGGCGCCGCCCCTGCTGTGGCTGCGGCGGGCCAGCCGATGGTTCGCCACCACCTCTTCGCTGGCTGCGGCCAGTACCGAATACCCGTCCGACGGCTGGTCCCGGTTCTCGCCCAGCGGGTCGTGGCGGGTCATCCGGGTCCGGGCCGCGGTGGTCGCCGGGCGGGTGGCCGACGCGGCGGCGGGCGACGAGCAGTCCCGCCAGTTCCATCTGGAGCTGCGGGTCCAGGCGCTGCTGGAGGACCTGCGGGACAACTACCGCCCCCACACGCTGGACTGGCGGCGCGGAAAGCGCATCGTGCCACCGGTGGTCTTCCTGCCCACCGCCTGTCAGAACAACGGTGGCATCCAGCTGATCAACGCCATCAACAACGTCCGCTCCCGGCGCAGCGAGGTGGATCCGCTGCTGCTGCTGGCGTCGCTGCCCGCGGCCGAGATACTGCGGCACACGCCGCCGCTGCCCGCCGAGCCGCTGCCCACGCACAGCGATGCGGCGCGGGCCCGTTACGACAACTGGATCAGCCATCTCAGTATCGGCCAGTCCCCCTCGGCCGCCGCCACGCTCGCCTGGGTGCTGCGGCTGCCGCTCTCGACCGAGCAGCTGACCCATGAGCACGGGCACGCGCTGCTGGTCACGACACGCGTGCGCAGGACGTGGGTCTGGTGGGTGATGTCGCGTACGACCGTCGCGTTGCTCCTGGTCGGCGCTCTGCTGGGGACCTTCCTGGTGGGCAGTCGGCTGGCTGACCGGTACTGCCACGGCCCGCTCACCGACGTGAACACGGACTCGGTGAAACTCCCCGGCCCGGGTGGCGGGCCGCAGGAGTGCATAGGCGTGTCGACGACCACGCAGGTGCGTTTCGCGTCGGGCAACGACCTGTCGCTGGACGGCTCCGGCAAGGGTGTCACCTTCGACCGGATCGAGCGTGCGGTGGAGGAGGAGAACGCCGCCATCGGGCCGGAGGACGAACACGTCACCATCATCTACGCGGGTCCGTTCACCGCGGCGTCCAGGGAGGGCACCCGTAAGGCCCTGGAGGAGCTGACCGGGGTCTACCTGTACCAGCACCACGCCAACAAGAACTTCTCCGTCAAGCTCAAGGTGCTGACCGCCAACGGCGGACAGGACATGCTCCAGCAGACAACGGCGGTGAAGAAGATCATCGAGGTGGCCCGGAAGGACTCCACGGTCGTCGGTGTGGTCGGGCTCGGGCGGGACACGACCGACAGCCCCAGGTCCACCGAGATGCTCCAGAAGGCCGGTCTGCCGGTGGTGGACACCACCAACTCCGGTGGCTATCTGGCGAAGAACTACTCGAACTACTTCGGCCTCGCCGCCACCGACCAGGAGCAGGCGGACGCGCTGGGCCTGGTGGCCCGGCAGGTGGCCAGGAAGGCCAGGCATCCGCGGGCCCTCGTGCTCTCCCGCAAGCTGGGCAACAACGACAAGGACCGCTACACGCAGGAGCAGCGCGAGGTGGGCCGCACGATGCTGCTGAAGGCCAAGTTCAAGCTCACCGGGCAACGGCAGTACAGCCTCAGCAAACACAACAGCGCCGATCTCGACAAGCCGGTCCAGAAGATCTGCGACGCGGACCCGGCACCGGACGCCCTGTACTTCGCCGGCCGGGTCGAGGACGTCAACAACCTGATGAGCCGGCTCGCCCAGGGCTGCGCCGGAAAGCCCATCACGGTCTTCACCGGCGACGACCTGGCGAAGGCGCGGTTCGACGACAGCACGGCTCTCACCGAGGACGTCACGCTCTACCACACGGCACTCGCCCCGATGGGCCGCGGCCGGAACGGCGTCTACACGGAGTCACACACGGCCCTGGAGAAGCTCCTGCCCACGGGCAGGACCCTGCCGCCCCTGCCGGCGGCCAAGCCCTACAAGGACGGCCTGTTCTCCAGCGGCCAGTCGGTCATCTCCTACAGCGCGACGAGCGCCCTGTACGACGCCGCCAGCCACAACGACGTGGCGAACAGCGCCGCCGAGACATGGGCGAACCTGTACGCGGTGAACCTGAAGGCCATGCCCACCGGCACGATCACGTTCCGCGGTTTCATCCCGTACGAGGCCCAGGCCGGCCACGGTCTCGACGTCGTCAAGATCACGTATCCGGGCGGCCGGACCCGGAGCAGGATCATCTGCGGCCGGCCGGCCGGTGCCCACGAGCTCACCCCTGCCGGCTGCCCGGTGGGGTGA